Proteins co-encoded in one Nicotiana sylvestris chromosome 7, ASM39365v2, whole genome shotgun sequence genomic window:
- the LOC104245165 gene encoding bystin isoform X1, with product MGKKRERLTNPEPFLEDDDSKSKASSKKRFKAPKSHQQQQQVISFSMSSKILKEALLQQKEVDEEETRERNPNALVFDEDVVATKPVEEEDDDDIDSFGGFNETQSQFGDLEDQVNEEEVRLVEAFLSADNHPELTLADIIIGKLKEKDAQVSSEVQPMPKLDDSIIELYKGVGKHLSKYTSGKMPKAFKHIPSLQYWEDVLYLTEPEKWSPNAMYQATRIFASNLGVKKAERFYKFVLLPRVRDDIRKNKRLHFALYQSLKKSLYKPAAFNKGILFPLCESKTCTLREAVIFGSVIEKVSIPHLHASVALLKLAEMEYCGTTSYFIKLLIEKKYALPYRVLDAMVSHFMNFFDETRVMPVIWHLSLLVFVQRYKTELRKEDKANIRALVERQRHRLITPDILREIDKSRSRGEKEDDAMSIASPLSVINKAIEEDRFDIPDVPMED from the exons ATGGGGAAGAAGAGAGAACGACTCACAAATCCAGAACCCTTTCTTGAAGATGATGATTCCAAATCCAAAGCCTCCTCTAAAAAACGCTTCAAAGCTCCTAAATCCCACCAGCAGCAACAACAg GTTATATCGTTTAGCATGAGCTCAAAAATATTGAAGGAGGCATTACTTCAGCAGAAGGAGGTAGATGAAGAGGAGACTCGAGAGAGAAATCCTAACGCTCTAGTTTTCGATGAGGATGTTGTTGCAACTAAACCTGTAGAGGAGGAAGACGATGACGACATTGATAGTTTTGGTGGGTTCAACGAGACCCAAAGCCAATTTGGTGATTTGGAG GATCAAGTTAATGAAGAGGAGGTGAGGCTAGTGGAGGCCTTTCTGTCTGCAGATAATCACCCCGAGCTCACATTGGCTGACATCATTATCGGAAAGCTCAAGGAAAAAGATGCACAAGTTTCTTCAG AAGTGCAACCAATGCCCAAACTGGATGACTCGATCATTGAGTTGTACAAAGG TGTTGGGAAGCATCTTAGCAAATACACTTCAGGAAAGATGCCTAAAGCGTTCAAACACATTCCTTCGTTACAATATTGGGAAGACGTTCTATATTTAACAGAGCCTGAGAAATGGTCACCAAATGCAATGTACCAAGCCACAAGAATATTTGCTTCAAATTTGGGTGTCAAGAAGGCAGAGCGCTTCTACAAGTTTGTCTTACTACCACGAGTTAGAGATGATATTCGCAAGAATAAGAGATTGCATTTTGCTCTGTATCAATCTCTGAAGAAATCTCTTTATAAGCCTGCTGCCTTCAATAAGGGAATCTTGTTTCCTTTATGTGAG TCGAAGACATGCACCTTGCGGGAGGCTGTCATCTTCGGCAGTGTTATTGAGAAGGTTTCCATTCCACATCTTCATGCTAG TGTGGCACTGCTGAAGCTTGCAGAGATGGAGTATTGTGGCACAACAAG TTATTTTATCAAGTTACTAATTGAGAAGAAATATGCTTTGCCCTATCGTGTACTTGATGCCATGGTATCACACTTCATGAACTTCTTTGATGAAACAAGAGTCATGCCTGTGATCTGGCACCTGTCACTTCTTGTATTTGTGCAGAG GTACAAAACTGAGTTGAGGAAAGAGGACAAAGCTAACATAAGAGCACTTGTTGAAAGGCAAAGACATAGACTG ATTACACCCGACATATTGAGGGAAATTGATAAGAGCAGAAGTCGGGGGGAAAAGGAGGATGATGCTATGTCAATTG CAAGTCCTCTTTCCGTGATCAATAAAGCAATTGAAGAAGATAGGTTTGATATCCCAGACGTTCCTATGGAGGACTAG
- the LOC104245165 gene encoding bystin isoform X2, with amino-acid sequence MGKKRERLTNPEPFLEDDDSKSKASSKKRFKAPKSHQQQQQVISFSMSSKILKEALLQQKEVDEEETRERNPNALVFDEDVVATKPVEEEDDDDIDSFGGFNETQSQFGDLEDQVNEEEVRLVEAFLSADNHPELTLADIIIGKLKEKDAQVSSVQPMPKLDDSIIELYKGVGKHLSKYTSGKMPKAFKHIPSLQYWEDVLYLTEPEKWSPNAMYQATRIFASNLGVKKAERFYKFVLLPRVRDDIRKNKRLHFALYQSLKKSLYKPAAFNKGILFPLCESKTCTLREAVIFGSVIEKVSIPHLHASVALLKLAEMEYCGTTSYFIKLLIEKKYALPYRVLDAMVSHFMNFFDETRVMPVIWHLSLLVFVQRYKTELRKEDKANIRALVERQRHRLITPDILREIDKSRSRGEKEDDAMSIASPLSVINKAIEEDRFDIPDVPMED; translated from the exons ATGGGGAAGAAGAGAGAACGACTCACAAATCCAGAACCCTTTCTTGAAGATGATGATTCCAAATCCAAAGCCTCCTCTAAAAAACGCTTCAAAGCTCCTAAATCCCACCAGCAGCAACAACAg GTTATATCGTTTAGCATGAGCTCAAAAATATTGAAGGAGGCATTACTTCAGCAGAAGGAGGTAGATGAAGAGGAGACTCGAGAGAGAAATCCTAACGCTCTAGTTTTCGATGAGGATGTTGTTGCAACTAAACCTGTAGAGGAGGAAGACGATGACGACATTGATAGTTTTGGTGGGTTCAACGAGACCCAAAGCCAATTTGGTGATTTGGAG GATCAAGTTAATGAAGAGGAGGTGAGGCTAGTGGAGGCCTTTCTGTCTGCAGATAATCACCCCGAGCTCACATTGGCTGACATCATTATCGGAAAGCTCAAGGAAAAAGATGCACAAGTTTCTTCAG TGCAACCAATGCCCAAACTGGATGACTCGATCATTGAGTTGTACAAAGG TGTTGGGAAGCATCTTAGCAAATACACTTCAGGAAAGATGCCTAAAGCGTTCAAACACATTCCTTCGTTACAATATTGGGAAGACGTTCTATATTTAACAGAGCCTGAGAAATGGTCACCAAATGCAATGTACCAAGCCACAAGAATATTTGCTTCAAATTTGGGTGTCAAGAAGGCAGAGCGCTTCTACAAGTTTGTCTTACTACCACGAGTTAGAGATGATATTCGCAAGAATAAGAGATTGCATTTTGCTCTGTATCAATCTCTGAAGAAATCTCTTTATAAGCCTGCTGCCTTCAATAAGGGAATCTTGTTTCCTTTATGTGAG TCGAAGACATGCACCTTGCGGGAGGCTGTCATCTTCGGCAGTGTTATTGAGAAGGTTTCCATTCCACATCTTCATGCTAG TGTGGCACTGCTGAAGCTTGCAGAGATGGAGTATTGTGGCACAACAAG TTATTTTATCAAGTTACTAATTGAGAAGAAATATGCTTTGCCCTATCGTGTACTTGATGCCATGGTATCACACTTCATGAACTTCTTTGATGAAACAAGAGTCATGCCTGTGATCTGGCACCTGTCACTTCTTGTATTTGTGCAGAG GTACAAAACTGAGTTGAGGAAAGAGGACAAAGCTAACATAAGAGCACTTGTTGAAAGGCAAAGACATAGACTG ATTACACCCGACATATTGAGGGAAATTGATAAGAGCAGAAGTCGGGGGGAAAAGGAGGATGATGCTATGTCAATTG CAAGTCCTCTTTCCGTGATCAATAAAGCAATTGAAGAAGATAGGTTTGATATCCCAGACGTTCCTATGGAGGACTAG